A single Mobula hypostoma chromosome 26, sMobHyp1.1, whole genome shotgun sequence DNA region contains:
- the pigv gene encoding palmitoyltransferase ZDHHC18-A, whose translation MVRSDLQLVVHFALLSRILAIFFQIVFNSLIPDHRADAFRVPPLHSPSTGDVLLEFLLGGFSCWDAQHFLFIAEFGYVYEQNFAFFPLFPLSVRALAETALRPLERWLSLHSRLLLASTLLNTGLFVLSAVVLYHLGLAVLRDRRLAAVSSLLFCLNPASVFMSAAYSESMFALLAFGGMLYLEKAQPLTSCLLFALSTAARSNGIVNAGFLFHSQLKHCLLYPRPELKFARKDWHQCLGPILRRVLLVTGGSVVIILPFALFQYYGYLTFCRSTVSPVLSVPQHLLQLATEKDYRVPDKDRAVPSWCHHRYPIIYSYIQDTYWDVGFMRYYQLRQLPNFLLAFPIIALGVWAARQYILVDPWYCIRLGLTHKTPKGERERDGKPPSGFHSRGVFVYVVHATALLAFGVCFMHIQVITRFLASASPVLYWFCAHLLQETEPGQDATTSPHPYEFAVIPRNHLTAVLQDWKRCSQTARCVLGYFVLYWFLGLALHCNFLPWT comes from the exons ATGGTGCGATCTGACCTCCAATTGGTTGTGCACTTTGCCCTTCTCTCCAGAATCCTGGCCATCTTTTTCCAG ATAGTGTTTAATTCTCTGATTCCTGATCACAGAGCAGACGCGTTCCGTGTGCCCCCATTGCACAGTCCAAGCACTGGTGACGTGTTGCTGGAGTTTCTGCTGGGTGGTTTCTCTTGCTGGGATGCTCAGCACTTCCTGTTCATTGCAGAGTTCGGCTACGTCTACGAGCAAAACTTTGCCTTCTTCCCGCTGTTTCCGCTGAGCGTCCGGGCCCTGGCAGAGACGGCCCTTCGACCGCTCGAGCGGTGGCTTAGTCTTCACAGCCGGCTGCTGCTCGCCTCGACGCTTCTGAACACCGGGCTGTTCGTGCTCTCTGCGGTCGTCCTCTACCATCTGGGTCTTGCTGTGCTCCGCGATCGCAGGCTGGCGGCTGTGTCCAGCCTCCTCTTCTGCCTGAACCCTGCAAGCGTCTTTATGTCAGCTGCCTATTCCGAAAGCATGTTCGCACTGCTGGCCTTCGGTGGAATGCTGTATCTTGAGAAGGCACAGCCTCTGACCAGCTGCCTTCTCTTCGCCTTGTCTACAGCAGCACGCTCCAATGGGATCGTAAACGCAGGATTTCTGTTTCACTCCCAGCTAAAGCACTGCCTTTTGTACCCGAGACCCGAGCTGAAGTTTGCACGGAAAGACTGGCACCAGTGCTTGGGCCCAATCCTCCGAAGGGTACTGTTGGTGACCGGGGGGTCAGTAGTGATCATTTTGCCCTTTGCCCTCTTTCAGTATTATGGATACCTGACATTCTGTAGGTCGACGGTGAGCCCTGTTTTGAGCGTTCCTCAACATCTGCTGCAGCTGGCCACGGAGAAGGACTACCGTGTCCCAGATAAGGACAGAGCCGTACCCAGCTGGTGTCATCACCGGTACCCCATCATATACTCCTACATTCAGGATACCTACTGGGACGTGGGCTTCATGAGATATTACCAGCTCCGGCAGCTTCCCAACTTCCTGCTTGCGTTCCCGATCATAGCTCTGGGTGTATGGGCAGCCCGGCAGTACATACTCGTCGATCCTTGGTATTGCATCCGCCTGGGTCTGACCCACAAAACGccgaagggggagagagagagggatggaaaaCCACCATCTGGCTTCCACAGTCGTGGTGTGTTCGTCTATGTTGTTCATGCAACAGCGCTGTTGGCATTTGGTGTTTGCTTCATGCACATCCAG GTCATCACCAGGTTCCTGGCCTCTGCCTCTCCCGTCCTGTACTGGTTCTGTGCCCACTTGCTGCAGGAAACTGAGCCCGGGCAGGACGCCACTACCTCACCACATCCGTACGAGTTTGCAGTCATTCCCAGAAACCATCTCACTGCTGTcctgcaggactggaaaaggtGCAGCCAGACTGCACGCTGTGTTCTTGGATATTTTGTACTGTACTGGTTTCTTGGCCTTGCTCTGCATTGTAATTTTCTCCCTTGGACGTGA